The sequence below is a genomic window from Rhizobium gallicum bv. gallicum R602sp.
CCAGCGAAATCAGCGCCAAAACGAAAGGCAGAACCCAGTCCGTCAGCCGTCTGTGAAGTTCGGCGCGGTATGATTGCGGCCTGGCGATGTAATCTTTGTCGGCCGGATCCGGATTGAGCAGGAAGCCCAGGTCGCGGTCGCTTGCGCGGAGCGTCGCCTGTCCGCGGTTCTGCGTCAGATCGGAGAGATCGAAAGAATAGGAGTCGAATTTGATAATCGAGACGTTGCCGTCGCGGGCTTTGCGCTGAACCTCGCCGTCGCGCATGATGAGCGAGGTTCCCGTATCATCGACGGCGCCTTCGCGCGCATAATAGATCATGTCGAAGGCAGGATCGCGCTCGTCGACGACGAACAGGCCCCTCAACACGCGGCCGGCCAGCCGCTCCGAAATCTGCACATAGAGACCCTCATCGATCCTGCGGAAGTTCTTTTCTTCGATGACGGTGGACAGAAGATCGGCATAGGCCGCCGCAATCATCTGGCGCGCACCGGTCTTTGCCTTCGGCTCGACGACGTTGTCGACGAAGAAGGAGAACGCGCTAATGACAGCCGCAAGCAGCAGGATTGGCCGGATGATGATGTTCCGCTTGGCACCGGCCGCATCGATAACGGTCAGCTCCGAATCGTTGTTCATCGTTGTCAGCGTCTGCGTGACACCGATCACAAGGGCGAAGGGCAAGACGACAGGAATAATCGACGGCAGGATCAGCGTCGCAAGCTTGGCGAACGAGCCGATAGACTGACCGCTATCGGTGACCAGGTTGATGCGCTGCAGGACCTGGGTCGTCCATATGATCGCGAGCACCGGCAGCAGCGCTACGAGAAACATCTGGCCGACGCGCCGCAATATGTAGATTTCAAGTAGTTTCATGCCTGCCCTTGAACGCACCTGCGAAGCGGAAGCATCGCAGCAGGAACCATCTAAGCTCTTTGCTGCGCTTTTGCGACAAGCAGGTGTCAAAATTTCATTCAAAATTCAGAATTTTTTGGGCCTGTGTGATGAATTCGGTAAACGCATAGACGCCGGCAAAAACGACAATCGCCAATAGCCAGCCGAGTACGATATCGGAAAGGTAGTGCGCGCCGAAGGAAAGCCGCATCAGCGGCGTGAGGAAAGAGATCGCCAGAATCGGCAGGAATAGTCCGGTTCGTGCCGGCTGTGGTATCAGCATGACGAGACAGAGCAGCCAGCCGGCGCTTGCGGCCTCTCCGGAGACAAACGAGCAGTTCGAAATGCACTTTCCTGCAAGCGATCCCGCCTGCACGAAATCGAGGGTACCGCCGAAATTGAGGGTCTCGATCGGCCGCGGCCGGCCCCAATGCTCCTTGAGGATGACGTTCGCGATAAGGCCGGGTCCGAGCAGCAGCGATGCCAGAGCGATCTTGAGATTTCGGGCCCGAAGCGCGTTGAACGTTGCTCCGTGACGCCAGTAGCACGCGATCAGCATGGCGAGTTGAACGGCCGCCACAACATATGGCAGCCGGAAGAAGATCGTTCTGAGCGTGTCCAAAAAGGCTGTCTGACGGGAGGGGAAATGTCCGCAAACCTGTGTCGCTGCGTCCGAGGCTTTGCAGGTATCGACGAGAAAGAAATGCCACGAGGCCACGATGTCGACCTGCGGGAAGGTATGGAATATTAGAAGCAGCGCCCACCACAGACAGAAGAGGCCGATGAAACTAGCTGCCGCGCTGGGCGGAAAGCGAACTTGGGAGCCGGATAATTTGTCTGCAAGACTAGCGGTCACGTCAGGGCATTCTTCTCGTGGTTTTCGGCACCATTTCAAGCACAGTTGCTTTTTGACTCGGTATCGCCGATTTGTCCATGGCTTCCCGATCAAGCCTTGTTTTCGGCGCTGAAACCCGAAATTATCGCCGCCGGTTGGATTCCGCAGAATCCGAATGGAGAAAACATGGCAGCCAAATTCGATATCTCTTTTTCAAAGTCGGCCAAGATCAGCGGCGGACTGACCATTCTGTTGAAGGCAAGCGACGCCGATTCGGCTGCGGGAGCTGAGATCGCCGACCCGGCCGGTGTCATCGCCAGAGCCGCAAAAATTGCCAAATTCTCGGCAAAACCGGTGAGTACGCTTGATCTTGTCGCCCCTGAAGGCTCGCCGGCTGAACGCGTCATCGTGGTTGGTCTCGGCAAGGCCGAAGAACTGACGGCGCATGACTGGCTGAAGGCTGGCGGTACGGCTGCCTCGAAGATCAAGGGAGCCGAGAAGGCGATGGTCTTCATCGACGCGCCAGGCGTTGGCGTCGATGCCAGGGCCGGGGCCGATTTCGCGCTCGGCATGCTGCTGCGGGGCTACAGCTTCGACACCTACAAGACGAAGAAGACCGATGATGAGGACAAGGCGAGCGGCAAGGCCAAGGTTACTATCGTTACCGCCGATGCGGCTGGCGCAAGGAGGGCCTTTGCCGATGCCGAAACTGTCGCCGATGGCGTCAACCTGGCGCGCGATCTCGTGAACGAACCGCCGAACGTTCTTGGCCCCGTCGAGTTCGCCGCGAAGGCAAAGGAACTCGAAAAGCTCGGTGTCGAGGTCGAAATCCTGACGGAGCGCGAGATGAAGCGCCTCGGCATGGGGGCGCTGCTCGGCGTCGCCCAGGGTTCCGTCCGTCCGCCGCGCCTTGCCATCATGCAGTGGAAGGGCGGAAAGGCCAAGGAGCGTCCCGTCGCCTTCATCGGCAAGGGCGTCGTCTTCGATACAGGCGGCATCTCGATCAAGCCGGCAGCGGGCATGGAAGACATGAAGGGCGATATGGGCGGTGCGGCGGCCGTTACCGGCCTCATGCATGTGCTTGCGGC
It includes:
- a CDS encoding LptF/LptG family permease; the encoded protein is MKLLEIYILRRVGQMFLVALLPVLAIIWTTQVLQRINLVTDSGQSIGSFAKLATLILPSIIPVVLPFALVIGVTQTLTTMNNDSELTVIDAAGAKRNIIIRPILLLAAVISAFSFFVDNVVEPKAKTGARQMIAAAYADLLSTVIEEKNFRRIDEGLYVQISERLAGRVLRGLFVVDERDPAFDMIYYAREGAVDDTGTSLIMRDGEVQRKARDGNVSIIKFDSYSFDLSDLTQNRGQATLRASDRDLGFLLNPDPADKDYIARPQSYRAELHRRLTDWVLPFVLALISLAIAGDARSHREARLHPMVTALTFSFALRWASFYAANQIDTNPFYIGVLYAIPVVAGVAASGFLNLHKRLSIPAAVGERAAGIWHRIERRLPSAVGKTPGGSA
- a CDS encoding phosphatase PAP2 family protein — translated: MTASLADKLSGSQVRFPPSAAASFIGLFCLWWALLLIFHTFPQVDIVASWHFFLVDTCKASDAATQVCGHFPSRQTAFLDTLRTIFFRLPYVVAAVQLAMLIACYWRHGATFNALRARNLKIALASLLLGPGLIANVILKEHWGRPRPIETLNFGGTLDFVQAGSLAGKCISNCSFVSGEAASAGWLLCLVMLIPQPARTGLFLPILAISFLTPLMRLSFGAHYLSDIVLGWLLAIVVFAGVYAFTEFITQAQKILNFE
- a CDS encoding leucyl aminopeptidase, translated to MAAKFDISFSKSAKISGGLTILLKASDADSAAGAEIADPAGVIARAAKIAKFSAKPVSTLDLVAPEGSPAERVIVVGLGKAEELTAHDWLKAGGTAASKIKGAEKAMVFIDAPGVGVDARAGADFALGMLLRGYSFDTYKTKKTDDEDKASGKAKVTIVTADAAGARRAFADAETVADGVNLARDLVNEPPNVLGPVEFAAKAKELEKLGVEVEILTEREMKRLGMGALLGVAQGSVRPPRLAIMQWKGGKAKERPVAFIGKGVVFDTGGISIKPAAGMEDMKGDMGGAAAVTGLMHVLAARKAAVNAVGIIGLVENMPDGNAQRPGDIVTSMSGQTIEVINTDAEGRLVLCDALWYCNDRFKPQFMVNLATLTGAVVVALGSVYAGLFSNDDTLAGQLTEAGFSTSEKVWRMPLGKEYDKMIDSKFADMKNTGGRYAGSITAAHFLKRFVQDTRWAHLDIAGTAMGSPLDEINQSWGSGFGVRLLDRLVRDHYEA